In the genome of Negativicoccus succinicivorans, one region contains:
- a CDS encoding adenylosuccinate synthase, translated as MTTAMVIGTQWGDEGKGKIVDYLAARADVVVRSQGGNNAGHTVVVDGQAFALRLLPSGIMYPGKACVIGTGVVIDPKGLIAELDSIIEKGIDVSALEISDRAHVVFPYHNRIDEAEERLKGEKKIGTTKNGIGPCYADKVNRIGIRMADLMDRDVFAEKLRWNLASKNRLFRDFYHVEEFDFDTMFEEYCGYADRLRPYVRDTNYSVHDYIGEGKSVLFEGAQATMLDLDHGTYPFVTSSHPIAGGACIGAGIGPHRMENIFGVVKAYSTRVGAGPFPTELTDATGDHLRERAHEYGTVTGRPRRCGWLDAVGVRYAAMLNSLDYLAITRLDILDELETIKIGKAYRDSNGNEVAQYPADLTRLETLEPVYEEMPGWQEDITGVRKYEDLPENCKKYLAKISELTGVKLGIISVGPDREQTIDLVNVL; from the coding sequence ATGACTACAGCAATGGTCATCGGCACTCAATGGGGTGACGAAGGAAAAGGTAAAATCGTCGACTACTTGGCGGCTCGCGCCGATGTCGTCGTACGTTCGCAAGGCGGCAACAACGCCGGCCACACGGTCGTCGTCGACGGCCAGGCGTTCGCGCTGCGTCTGCTGCCGAGCGGCATTATGTACCCGGGCAAAGCATGCGTCATCGGCACCGGTGTCGTCATCGACCCGAAAGGTCTGATCGCCGAACTCGATTCGATTATTGAAAAAGGAATCGACGTTTCCGCGCTCGAAATTTCCGATCGCGCCCACGTGGTTTTCCCGTACCATAACCGCATTGACGAAGCGGAAGAACGGCTCAAAGGCGAGAAGAAAATCGGCACGACGAAAAACGGTATCGGCCCCTGCTACGCCGATAAAGTCAACCGCATCGGCATCCGCATGGCCGATCTTATGGATCGCGATGTGTTCGCGGAAAAATTACGTTGGAATTTGGCATCGAAAAACCGCCTGTTCCGTGATTTCTACCATGTCGAAGAATTTGATTTCGATACGATGTTTGAAGAATATTGCGGATATGCCGACCGTTTGCGCCCCTACGTGCGCGACACGAACTACAGCGTGCATGATTACATCGGCGAAGGCAAAAGCGTGCTCTTTGAAGGCGCGCAGGCGACCATGCTCGACCTCGACCACGGCACCTATCCCTTCGTCACGAGCTCGCACCCGATCGCGGGCGGCGCTTGCATCGGCGCCGGCATCGGTCCGCACCGTATGGAAAATATTTTTGGCGTGGTGAAAGCGTACAGCACGCGCGTCGGCGCTGGTCCCTTCCCGACCGAACTCACCGACGCCACCGGCGATCATTTACGCGAACGCGCGCATGAATACGGCACCGTCACCGGTCGCCCCCGTCGCTGCGGCTGGCTCGACGCGGTTGGCGTGCGTTATGCCGCGATGCTGAACAGCTTGGACTACCTCGCGATCACGCGTTTGGATATCCTCGACGAACTCGAAACGATTAAAATCGGTAAGGCGTACCGCGATTCGAACGGTAACGAAGTCGCGCAGTACCCTGCCGACCTCACCCGCCTCGAAACGCTCGAGCCGGTCTATGAGGAAATGCCCGGCTGGCAGGAAGATATCACCGGCGTACGTAAGTACGAAGACTTGCCGGAAAACTGCAAGAAATATTTGGCGAAAATTTCTGAACTCACCGGCGTAAAACTCGGCATCATTTCCGTCGGTCCGGATCGTGAACAGACGATTGACCTCGTCAACGTACTGTAA
- a CDS encoding LysR family transcriptional regulator, which yields MELLHLQYFSEVAHWKSFTRASQSLHISQPSISKAIRALEERWGVQLFHRQGKTIALTDAGEVILPKVEEFLDQYYRLEADIVSPELRRQGKIVLGVAPMVGTIYLPELLRDFAAAYPYLAIELVERPTAVVEELLENGAVHCGFCIVPTINGDHETLLLPREEVHAFLHKDHPLASKEALTIEDLATTKLITFTNETTLYRSIIRNFQAREMRPQIAIQAYEWSLLAAFADANVGVTLLPEPLGRFVPQLYPNLVDRPLVDTDLAWRAALVWQDKRYAGTVVELFVEFFRMHQGLDTAASAAHKK from the coding sequence ATGGAGCTGTTACATTTACAATACTTCAGCGAAGTCGCGCACTGGAAATCCTTCACGCGCGCCTCGCAAAGTCTGCACATCAGCCAGCCGTCGATTTCCAAAGCCATCCGCGCGTTGGAAGAACGTTGGGGCGTGCAACTTTTTCATCGCCAGGGCAAGACGATCGCGCTGACCGATGCGGGCGAAGTCATCTTGCCGAAGGTGGAGGAGTTTCTCGATCAATACTATCGGCTGGAAGCGGACATCGTTTCACCGGAGTTGCGTCGTCAGGGGAAAATCGTCCTCGGCGTCGCGCCGATGGTCGGCACCATTTACCTGCCGGAGCTGCTGCGTGATTTTGCAGCCGCGTATCCTTATCTCGCCATCGAGCTCGTAGAACGTCCGACGGCGGTCGTGGAAGAGCTGTTGGAAAACGGCGCGGTGCATTGCGGCTTTTGCATTGTACCGACGATCAACGGTGATCACGAGACGCTGCTTTTGCCGCGCGAAGAAGTGCACGCGTTTTTGCACAAAGACCATCCGCTCGCGTCGAAAGAAGCGCTTACCATTGAGGATCTCGCTACGACCAAACTCATTACGTTTACGAACGAAACCACCTTGTACCGCAGTATCATCCGCAATTTCCAGGCGCGTGAAATGCGTCCGCAAATCGCCATTCAGGCCTATGAATGGAGTTTGCTCGCGGCCTTCGCCGATGCGAATGTCGGCGTTACCTTATTGCCCGAACCGCTCGGGCGATTCGTGCCGCAACTGTATCCGAATCTCGTGGATCGACCGCTCGTCGACACCGACCTTGCCTGGCGCGCCGCGCTCGTTTGGCAGGATAAACGTTACGCCGGCACCGTCGTCGAACTCTTCGTCGAATTCTTCCGTATGCATCAGGGACTCGACACCGCCGCTTCCGCCGCGCACAAAAAATAA
- a CDS encoding LrgB family protein: MIAILLSLCGTLAAYYLIKALYLRTGSLWFMPLVLCPIAIVALLLFAGVPYEEYRGGGSVLQWLLGPATVAFAVPLYRQQNLIRKYLPELSIVGIVAAATAITTTMGIVHLFGVDESYVLSLAPRSITTPLAMNVSVMLGGNETITAVFVILTGVIGMLMTVAIIRFLNIHNPLLKGLLFGFTAHGTGTARAYEENEKAGVMASVAMIFMGVITALIAPFLVPLLLHIF, from the coding sequence ATGATAGCGATTCTACTTTCCCTCTGCGGGACGCTCGCGGCGTACTACCTGATCAAAGCGTTGTACCTGCGCACGGGTTCGCTTTGGTTCATGCCGCTCGTCTTATGTCCGATCGCGATTGTCGCGTTGCTGCTTTTTGCGGGCGTGCCGTATGAAGAATACCGCGGCGGCGGTTCGGTATTGCAGTGGCTGTTGGGACCGGCGACGGTGGCCTTCGCCGTACCGCTTTACCGGCAACAGAACTTGATCCGAAAATATCTGCCGGAGCTTTCGATTGTCGGCATCGTCGCGGCCGCCACCGCGATCACGACGACGATGGGTATCGTGCATCTCTTCGGCGTGGATGAGAGCTACGTGCTGAGTCTCGCGCCGCGTTCGATCACGACGCCGCTGGCGATGAACGTCTCGGTGATGCTCGGCGGCAATGAAACGATCACCGCGGTGTTCGTTATTTTGACAGGCGTGATCGGCATGTTAATGACAGTCGCCATCATTCGGTTTTTAAATATTCATAATCCCTTACTGAAAGGGTTGCTCTTCGGGTTCACGGCGCACGGCACGGGTACGGCGCGCGCGTACGAAGAGAATGAAAAGGCCGGCGTCATGGCGTCGGTGGCGATGATCTTCATGGGCGTCATCACCGCTCTCATCGCGCCTTTTCTCGTTCCGTTACTCTTGCATATATTTTAA
- a CDS encoding dicarboxylate/amino acid:cation symporter, with protein MKNLGLSARIFIALILGVIVGLMLQGSPAIATAWIKPLGTLFLNCIKLIIVPLVFASLIVGVCGLGDIKRLGAIGGKAFGFYMLTTGFAVTLGLVLANALSVGAGFVLPTGELSVKVKEAPSIASVLLGIIPTNPIKALAEGNMLQIIFFALLFGCGILAVGQKAQVVERFFTGLAEVMYKVTAWIMRLAPIGVFGLIVPVVAVSGAAVLLPLLKLIGVAALASLIHVAVIYGGLVRMLGKLNPLTFFRAVFPAMAVAFTTSSSSGTLPVSMQCCEENLNIDKSITSFVLPLGATINMDGTAIYQGVCAIFIAQVYGINLDIGHQLMIILTATLASIGTAGVPGAGMIMLMLVLQTTGLPLEGIALVAGVDRILDMIRTCLNVTGDMTCAAIVNQWEGKNIAQEKMEREARVNEEVVAL; from the coding sequence ATGAAAAACTTAGGTTTATCGGCGCGCATTTTCATCGCGCTCATTTTGGGGGTTATCGTCGGGCTCATGTTGCAGGGCAGTCCCGCCATCGCGACCGCTTGGATCAAACCGCTCGGCACATTGTTCCTGAATTGTATTAAATTGATTATCGTTCCGCTCGTATTCGCCTCGCTGATCGTCGGCGTGTGCGGCTTGGGTGACATCAAACGCCTCGGCGCGATCGGCGGCAAAGCATTCGGCTTTTACATGCTGACGACCGGTTTTGCCGTCACGCTCGGTCTGGTGCTAGCCAACGCGTTAAGCGTCGGCGCGGGTTTCGTGCTGCCGACCGGTGAACTCAGCGTGAAAGTGAAAGAAGCGCCTTCGATCGCATCCGTACTGCTCGGTATCATTCCGACGAATCCGATCAAAGCGCTGGCGGAAGGCAACATGCTGCAGATTATCTTCTTCGCGCTGCTCTTCGGTTGCGGCATCCTCGCCGTCGGCCAAAAAGCGCAGGTCGTGGAGCGTTTCTTTACCGGTCTCGCCGAAGTGATGTACAAAGTCACCGCGTGGATCATGCGGCTTGCGCCGATCGGCGTGTTCGGTCTGATCGTGCCGGTCGTCGCGGTAAGCGGCGCGGCGGTCCTGTTGCCGTTGCTGAAATTAATCGGCGTGGCGGCGTTGGCAAGCCTCATTCATGTGGCCGTTATTTATGGCGGCTTGGTGCGAATGCTGGGTAAATTGAACCCGCTGACATTTTTCCGCGCCGTTTTCCCGGCCATGGCGGTGGCCTTTACCACTTCGAGTTCCTCGGGCACATTACCGGTGTCTATGCAGTGCTGCGAAGAAAATTTGAACATCGATAAATCCATCACCAGTTTCGTATTGCCGTTGGGCGCGACCATCAACATGGACGGCACGGCGATTTATCAGGGCGTTTGCGCAATCTTCATCGCGCAGGTGTACGGCATCAACCTCGATATCGGTCACCAATTGATGATTATTTTGACAGCGACCCTTGCTTCCATCGGTACCGCGGGCGTTCCGGGCGCCGGCATGATCATGCTCATGCTGGTTTTGCAAACCACCGGTTTGCCGTTGGAAGGCATCGCGCTTGTCGCCGGCGTCGATCGTATTTTGGATATGATCCGCACCTGCTTGAACGTCACAGGCGATATGACCTGCGCCGCCATTGTCAATCAGTGGGAAGGAAAAAATATCGCGCAGGAAAAAATGGAACGCGAAGCGCGCGTCAACGAAGAAGTCGTCGCGTTATAA
- a CDS encoding ArsR/SmtB family transcription factor: MELTYKTYADIFKALSDETRLRIVDMLSCCELSACDILQSFSLSQSTLSYHMKILVEAGVVKSRREGLWTRYSINEERFEELLRFLPQLFREKDKCICQQIKYCKEDAQVCDFE, encoded by the coding sequence ATGGAACTCACTTACAAAACCTACGCCGATATTTTCAAAGCATTGAGCGATGAAACTCGTCTGCGCATTGTCGACATGCTTTCCTGTTGCGAATTATCCGCCTGCGATATTTTGCAGAGTTTTTCGCTCTCGCAGTCGACGCTGAGCTACCACATGAAAATTCTTGTCGAAGCGGGCGTCGTCAAATCCCGTCGCGAAGGTTTATGGACGCGCTATTCGATCAACGAAGAACGTTTTGAAGAGTTGTTGCGCTTCTTGCCGCAACTTTTCCGCGAGAAAGACAAATGTATATGTCAGCAGATTAAATATTGTAAAGAGGACGCGCAAGTTTGCGATTTCGAATAA
- a CDS encoding CidA/LrgA family protein gives MWWFRAAWQIVLLSGIFYLSEQAVRAIGLPVPGALLGMALLFLALQYKIVRLEWVEDGADLLIRDLLLFFIPPAVGIMQYTNLFGVLGSKLIGAVAISILIVLWIISLCTVLVMRARRKGWKRL, from the coding sequence ATGTGGTGGTTTAGGGCCGCTTGGCAAATCGTCCTTTTGAGCGGCATTTTTTATTTGAGTGAACAAGCGGTACGCGCCATCGGCCTGCCGGTGCCCGGCGCGCTCTTGGGCATGGCGCTGCTGTTTCTCGCGCTCCAATACAAAATCGTGCGGCTGGAATGGGTGGAAGACGGCGCGGATCTTTTAATTCGCGATCTGCTGCTGTTCTTTATTCCGCCGGCAGTCGGCATCATGCAGTACACCAATTTATTCGGCGTACTCGGTTCAAAACTGATCGGCGCGGTGGCGATCAGCATCTTGATCGTGCTGTGGATCATTTCGCTGTGCACGGTGCTGGTAATGCGCGCGCGACGGAAAGGATGGAAACGGTTATGA
- a CDS encoding NAD(P)/FAD-dependent oxidoreductase: protein MADYDVVIIGAGPAGIFTALELADTGQKVLILEKGHDIAMRASQNADRATPLEERRRNIVCGWGGAGAFSDGKLTLTTEYGGNLDDFMSKAALQKEIDYVDAVYSQYGGADRKVYGDEHAEAIAQLKRRAAAADLALIPARIRHLGTDVNVEILKNMREALAGKVDIRCDTEVTELVFEGGRVQGVKVGDEYIGAKYLVAAPGREGSEWFVTQAKHYGLELSSNAVDIGVRVETPAEIFQHITDIVYESKLLYFSRSFDDQVRTFCMNPNGFVVTENNGGLLTVNGHSYAHKKSPNTNFALLVSKRFTQPFKEPIAYGKSIARLANLLGDGPIVQRLGDLRDGRRSTPERIRRGLVHPTMPSATPGDLSLVLPYRHLVDIMEMFEALDAVAPGANSRHTLLYGVEAKFYSSRLQLSDQLETTIPNFFAAGDGAGITRGLIQASVAGVIVGREIRRRETEAKGGHSHD, encoded by the coding sequence TTGGCCGATTACGACGTGGTCATTATCGGCGCCGGACCCGCCGGAATTTTCACGGCGCTGGAGCTGGCCGATACCGGACAAAAAGTCTTAATCCTGGAAAAAGGACATGACATCGCCATGCGCGCGTCGCAAAACGCGGATCGCGCGACGCCGCTCGAAGAACGCCGCCGCAATATCGTTTGCGGCTGGGGCGGCGCCGGCGCGTTTTCCGACGGCAAGTTGACGCTGACGACGGAATACGGCGGCAATTTGGATGACTTCATGAGCAAGGCCGCCCTGCAAAAAGAGATCGACTATGTCGATGCCGTATACAGTCAATACGGCGGGGCGGATCGCAAAGTCTACGGCGATGAGCACGCGGAAGCGATCGCGCAGCTGAAACGGCGCGCGGCCGCCGCCGATCTCGCGCTGATCCCGGCGCGCATTCGCCATCTCGGCACCGATGTCAATGTCGAAATTCTGAAAAATATGCGCGAAGCGCTCGCGGGTAAAGTCGATATCCGTTGCGATACGGAAGTGACCGAGCTCGTGTTTGAAGGCGGGCGCGTGCAAGGCGTCAAGGTCGGCGACGAATATATCGGCGCCAAGTACCTCGTCGCCGCGCCTGGGCGCGAAGGTTCGGAATGGTTTGTGACGCAGGCCAAGCATTACGGTCTTGAACTTTCGAGCAACGCCGTCGATATCGGCGTACGCGTCGAAACGCCCGCGGAAATCTTCCAACATATTACCGATATCGTTTACGAGTCGAAGTTGCTTTACTTCTCGCGCTCATTTGACGATCAGGTACGCACTTTCTGCATGAATCCGAACGGCTTTGTCGTCACGGAAAACAACGGCGGCCTGCTGACGGTGAACGGGCACAGCTACGCGCACAAGAAGAGTCCCAACACGAACTTCGCGCTGCTCGTTTCAAAACGTTTCACGCAGCCGTTCAAAGAACCGATCGCGTACGGTAAATCGATCGCTCGTCTCGCCAATCTTTTGGGCGACGGCCCGATCGTGCAGCGCCTCGGCGATTTACGTGACGGACGTCGTTCGACGCCCGAACGGATTCGCCGCGGTCTGGTCCATCCGACGATGCCGTCGGCGACGCCCGGCGATCTCTCGCTGGTACTGCCGTATCGTCATCTGGTCGATATTATGGAAATGTTTGAAGCACTGGATGCCGTCGCGCCCGGAGCGAATTCGCGTCACACGCTGTTATACGGCGTGGAAGCGAAATTCTACTCCTCGCGCCTGCAATTATCCGATCAATTAGAAACGACGATTCCCAACTTTTTCGCCGCCGGTGACGGAGCCGGTATCACCCGCGGTCTGATTCAGGCATCTGTCGCCGGCGTCATCGTGGGTCGCGAGATCCGCCGTCGGGAAACCGAAGCCAAAGGAGGCCATTCACATGATTGA
- the purB gene encoding adenylosuccinate lyase translates to MIERYTKPEMGKIWTEEHEFRRMLDVEIYACEAQAELGVIPKEAVKTIREKADFKIERIHEIEAEINHDIISFLTAVGEFVGEDSKYIHMGLTSTDVKDTALCSMLCDATDLLIKDLEAFHEVLRRRAVEFKYTEMVGRTHGIHAEPTTFGLKLLLWYDETERNLRRLRTAREEIAVGKISGAVGTYANVDPFVEKYVCEKLGLTPSKISTQVLQRDRHAAYITTLAVIASSLDKFATEIRNLQRTDIREAEEYFSPKQKGSSAMPHKRNPITCERVSGLARVMRGYSIPALEDVALWHERDISHSSVERVILADATITLDYMLQIFTRVVDKLLVYPDTMRANLNKTGGLIYSQRVLLALVDKGAMRDDAYRWVQRNAMKRWLEGEDFLENLLKDEDIRRYLNEDEIRARFDPHAMLTHVDEVFARFGL, encoded by the coding sequence ATGATTGAACGTTATACGAAACCCGAAATGGGTAAAATTTGGACGGAAGAACACGAATTCCGCCGCATGCTCGATGTCGAAATTTACGCTTGTGAAGCGCAAGCGGAGTTAGGCGTCATTCCGAAAGAAGCCGTGAAAACGATTCGTGAAAAAGCGGATTTCAAAATAGAACGCATTCATGAAATCGAAGCGGAAATCAACCATGACATTATTTCCTTTTTAACCGCCGTCGGTGAATTCGTCGGTGAAGATTCTAAATACATCCACATGGGTCTCACCTCGACGGATGTCAAGGACACCGCGCTCTGCTCGATGCTCTGCGACGCGACCGATCTTTTAATCAAAGACTTGGAAGCGTTCCACGAAGTATTGCGCCGCCGCGCCGTCGAATTCAAATATACGGAAATGGTCGGCCGGACGCACGGCATTCACGCGGAACCGACCACATTCGGTCTGAAATTGCTCCTTTGGTACGATGAGACGGAACGCAATCTGCGTCGTCTGCGTACGGCGCGCGAAGAAATCGCCGTCGGTAAAATTTCCGGCGCGGTCGGAACCTACGCCAACGTCGATCCCTTCGTAGAAAAATACGTTTGCGAAAAACTGGGCCTCACGCCGTCCAAGATTTCGACGCAGGTGTTGCAGCGCGATCGCCACGCGGCCTACATCACGACGCTCGCCGTCATCGCCAGCTCCCTGGATAAATTCGCCACCGAAATCCGCAACCTGCAACGCACGGATATTCGTGAAGCGGAAGAATATTTCTCGCCGAAACAAAAAGGTTCATCGGCCATGCCGCACAAACGTAACCCGATTACCTGCGAACGCGTCAGCGGTCTCGCGCGCGTCATGCGCGGTTACAGTATTCCGGCGCTCGAAGACGTAGCGCTGTGGCATGAACGCGACATCTCGCACTCCTCGGTCGAACGTGTCATCCTCGCCGACGCGACGATCACCTTGGACTACATGCTGCAGATTTTCACGCGCGTCGTCGATAAACTGCTCGTTTATCCGGACACCATGCGCGCCAACCTAAACAAAACCGGCGGCCTCATCTACAGCCAGCGCGTGCTCTTGGCGCTTGTCGACAAAGGCGCGATGCGTGACGACGCGTACCGCTGGGTACAGCGCAACGCGATGAAACGTTGGCTGGAAGGGGAGGACTTCCTCGAAAATCTGTTGAAAGATGAAGATATCCGTCGCTATTTAAATGAAGATGAAATTCGCGCCCGTTTCGATCCGCACGCCATGCTGACGCACGTGGACGAGGTCTTCGCACGCTTCGGCTTATAA